From Cryptococcus gattii WM276 chromosome J, complete sequence:
tttctccatcttcccACATCAAACCCTGATCTCCCCTACCCTCCCCCTCTACTAGCTTGAAAATCCAACTCACGGTCGTATCGTCGCTTTCCTTGGGCGGAAAGAGAgtccttgcccttcttgTACTGGGTAACCTTGTGGGGGGTGTGCTTCTTGCAAGCCTTACCCTTGCAGTCTATAATTCCAAAGTCAGAACCATGCCACCAGCTCCTTCAATAAAACAAAACCCACAGGTTCGTCGGGTCCTGTTTGCAGGGAGAAAGTGGTGATCAGCATCTCGTCCCATATATCTCTctcatccatctccatcgACTCCTTTGCTGATCTGATGATACGTACTTGGGGCTACGATGTTTTCATCAGCATGACTTCTAGGATGATTGGTACACAGGATAGCACTCACATGTTGACCCTGTATACAATAGCAGCGCAACGCACATGAACTCATCAGCATGCGCTCAACACTATACCCAGTATCTTGACTCACATTTTGACAGCTGAGCAGTACTCTTGAGGGATGAAGAAAGTAGTTGAAGAATTCAACAAAGAAGTCTCTGTCGGACGCGGCCACCAAACTCCTTCACTCGATAACGCCGAACGAAACTCCGAGAAACTACCCGTCACCACGTCTTGCCACACAGTTTGATGCCCCACGTGGCTTCATAATGCCGATTCCTCCGCTTtccaaagaagaagttgcTCTGGCCCTCGGCGTTTCGACGAATTCTCCGCAGGGCAAGTGGATTGTGGCGCGAAAAAGAATTGTGGGATTTAGTGGTCGCAACGCAAGAGTTGTTACTTGCTTTCTTTAGACATCAAAAGCCAGGTGGCCGTATACTCATACACAACATGTCCTTCGCTCCCCTCGAGGCCCACCAGCAATTCCAGGTGGGTATTTCAGTCATCAGAATGGGAGAGAACGAGGGATGCGTGGAATGTGTGGTAGTGTTACCGTTGGAGCTTGGGTTGGCGAAGGAAGTTGACGGTGGATTGCATGGGAAGGAGACTAGCCGGGGAATGGTGCTGACGAAAATTTCTTCAGCACATCTTGCGTCTCCTTAACACCAACGTTAAGGGTGGCGGTAAGATCATGTACGCTCTTACTGAGATTAAGGGTGTCGGTCGACGATACGCCAACTTGGTCTGCAAGAAGGCCGATGTTGACCTCAACAAGAGGTGTGTCCATACCTGGGAATTTCTATATTGTGGATGAACAACCGGCTGACATTCGAATAGGGCTGGTGAGCTCAACTCCGACGAGCTTGAGCGAATCGTCACCATCATGCAGAACCCCGCCCAGTTCAAGATCCCTTCTTGGTTCCTTAACAGGCAGCGAGACATCACCGACGGCAAGAGCCAGCACATCCTCTCCAACGTTATCGACCAGCGTCTCCGTGAGGACCTCGagaggttgaagaagatcaGGACCCACCGAGGTCTCCGACACCACTGGGGTCTTAAGGTCAGGGGTCAGCACACCAAGACCACGTACGTTTCTTTTCAGGCTTGGGATTTGTTGAAGGTTGTGCTGATTAAATTCACAGTGGTCGTCGTGTTGGCAGGGCCGTCGCcggcaagaagaagtaaGCGACGGGCTTTGTCGATTGGAGGACTTGTAGTATCGGGATGCACTCTTTCTCATATACATGGCGGAATTTCCTTGGCCTATCGACTCATCGTTTCGCGCCTTTTGAGCATTGCAAGTGGTTGGGAGGAGCACACGAGGGGTTACTAAAGGTTTCATCATATCAACAGGGCCAGAAATTTACATCGCAATCCTTTTTTGGCGCCACCATCGAAATCAGAAGTTGCCAcctttgtcttttcacaaCGTCTTACTGCACAAGGATGTCCCGTAGGTCAGTCAACATCGTTGTTTGTGCCGTTGGGCATGACGTCTTCCCTATGCGCAGAAGCAGATCACAATTTGAGTTCATGATTTCTGACCCGCATAACTGTAAAAAGGCTTCTGCATGCGCTGTACCAATAAGAGAGATCTTGAGGAACGAACTGGGAGAGAACGTAGCTTTTTTGCTGTGGGGTCTTCGTCATCATTCGACATCATTCGTCCCAGACACATTTTTGGATTGGATTCCCACATTTAAAGCAACCGATACTGGAAAACTGATAATATATCAAGAAAGACCGCAGGTACCCCGGCATGCATACTGCACTGATGGTCAATATTTTAAAGCTGCTAAATCCCATATACTTACAACAAGAACGAAAGCGCCACCTCAGTCAGAAAGTATAGCAATCAGACTCGATCCGTTCTATCTTCAGATTCTGCTCTGTGAGGACAGCCACCACGATCCTCGACAATGGTGCTTTCAGAGCAGTATCAACCTCTTTCAGAGGCGATCCCTCTCTGCCTTGCCCTTCTTTTCAATTGCCACTTTCAGTAGATAACGAAATATCGGCTCGATTATATAAGTCTACGAGCATACAAAGCGACCACCAAGTATTACTATACTGCCGATAAGGTTGATAGTTTGGGTAATGATATATTAAACTCCGGGTTTCACTCATGTCGAATTGTTATGCTATGTGTATCAACAGTATATGCTCTACGAGCGTAACTAACAATCGTGTACCTATGTACTTTGGATCTATCATGCGCTGTTAGACACCTACTATGGAATAAGTAGTTACTGTAACAAGCTGTGGATCATATTCCAATGCAATAACTAATAACTAGGAAATAGCTAAGCAGTTGGGTCGGAGCTTGGGAAAAATAGAAACATCCCCTCTACatcacttcttcttcctctgctgctgctgctgcagTTATTACCGGCGGCAGTAGCTAGTAACCTCGACGACGATGTGACATTAGCCTATGAGACCAAAAGAAGGCTCAATTGTTCAGTTACACAACCAGACAGCAGACAGTAGCAGGCGTGCCTGAGCCGGACGCCGACGGCTGCAGAGTACGAGTTACTAGTTAATAGTTCTGTTCGGAAAGGCAATAACGAAGCCGAGCCGACGGAAGCAAAGCTAACATACCATAACGACTGCAGTATAGACGAGATTACTCTCCAATCACTTTCTCTTTTTCGACGTATATCTTCTTGATCTCCATGGCCAGCAATGTCTTGACGGCAGAAATGTCGGAAGCGATAGCTGGAATAGCAGCCGCATTCGCATCCCCAGCTTCATCGCTTAACCCTCACTTGGATCGGGGCATGAAATATGTCTACCCCAAGTATCTTTTGCTATTGTTTTTTGGAACTCACTTACTCGCCTTCTCCGCTGTGAATATTTTCCATCCTCACCTATACAAAGTGATTACTGCTCTAGCATCAACCACTTGCCACGCTGACTGACTGTTCACAGGAGGAGATTCCCCATTTCAATCAGGCGTTACACTACGCTCGAGGTGATTTTGAATATCATGACGAGAGTATGCATACTTCGACTTTATGGTGAATTGTTTGAAGCCTCCCTCACAGTCTATCAACATCAACAAAACTATGACAACGTTGCTGACTTCTCGGATATTGAATCAAGGCACTACGCAATATCCATCCCATTCTACCTGCTCGGTATCACTCCGACTCTATCTGCTCTCCGCCTCACATGCCTTTTCCAAgcccttctccttcctaCAATCCTCACCATCACCCTCACCCCTACCCCTTCCCCCACCCCCCTTTTCCCCCGTCGTTTCATTAATGGGTTTTGCAAGCCTAAAGATTACGCTCTCACTATAGGACTCAATTCCATGGTTGTGTTGATGGCTTCGAGGTTCACGCCTGGAATCAGCTGTCTATTTGGACTCCTGGTCCTATGGAGATCTGTGTTGAAAAGGAGATACTGGATAGGGGCCGGGGTGGCAACGGTTATAGGGATCATGAGAGCCGGGGTCATGGTTTGGACTGCTTTTGTTCTTGGATGGGTAGCTTGGGGAAGTATGTCATCAATTCCACCTCAACAACGGGCATACTGGCTGAATCTTGTTACAGTTGCTGTGACTGACAGGGAAAGAAAACACAGAGCTTATACTTACTACCCATATTTGTTCACGCTAGTCATTTGGTGGTTCGTATGGCGCAAACAAAACATTCCATTTGGTGCGCTTCTTGCTATGTGTGACATGTCAGCAGACAAAGCTGACAGATAGAAGATTGGTCTGGGATTGGTGACTTTTATGCGTTCACGCAACTTACACAACCCATGCTTCCCGTCTGGGCGTCATACAGCCCTTGTACGCACCCTTCCTACTTCCATTTATCGACCTAAACAACAAATGTGAACCTGACCTGTCACCATAGACTTACTGAGGCACTTCCGATGGACGCTTCTTTGGGCCTTTGCAACCCTCTGCCAATACACTGTTTCGGATAATAGCCGGAACAGAGTAGGTAATACTGTCGATCAATGCCTCcctctcatcatcctgCGCCTGTATCTACTCTTCCTCGGTGATAAGCCCAAAGAGTCTGCTCCGGCGTTTGAGGGGAGGGATGGGCCGCGCACGACGGTTGCGGGTGGAGAATTGGAGACTCGGGAGCAGGTTAAAGGTGGTATGTCCTCGGAGGAAATACGCCAGCCACAGACAGCAAGGGCGGCAGAGGAGGGCAATGAGAGGGGAGAAAGATCGCAGCAGCCAAACAGGCAACGGATAGAGGCTGGGTGGTATACCTTGATTAGCCTTGTAGCAGgctctcttcttctcatcatAGGTGGATAGGGTCATAGATATAGTAATTAGTTCTCTACGATGAGATCATCAAGGGTCATCGTTAGACACGATACGAGGTTTAAGTGATCACTTAATCAAATACCCCTTAAATCTCCTTGTAAAGGGAACCAAGGCTTTTATCTCGGGCACAGTATCTTTTAAATAGACTCAATAGTGTTCCTTCTCTTGCTCTTTTGTTTCACAATTTCCTCATTCTTCCCATTGCTCAGTCTTCTTGATTGAGGCGTACATGAGACGCCGAGGAGACGCTGAGCCCTTCATTATGAGCGCTCAGCCGTAGCCATTGGAATCTGGTCCATGGTCAGTTTGACAGTCACTGGTAGGAGGGACCATTGTATGTCAAGGCTCTCAGTGTTGGGAAAACAACTGACATGCAAGGCCAAACGCATTGCGGAACGAATCACCGCCCGAAAGTCTGAGCATGTGATGTCTTCAAGTATGAGAACGGTCTAATATATGCGAGTTGGGAAAATTCTTCCTATACTAATGGACAGCGAACGAACTGCGACCCAAGGACAAATTTCTCAGAAAGCAAGGGAATAGCGAGTTTGTATGCCGGTTGGCATCGCATGGATTCAGGCACTTGTGAATGATAGGTAACTTGGTAATAGATACTCGAGAATAGTATTAAGCACTGCAATAATGGCATCGACATTTGTAGCCATGTTGATAAGATATGGTTGCTGAATTATGCGAGAGCGGAGGGCGGTTGAAGAAACATGTATTTGACTCGGAGAATATGGATGTAGTGACAATATGAAAGAGGTGAAATAGAAATGACGGACTTTTAGTCGGACGACATAACCATATGTCCGGATGCGGCATCTGAACAAGGGGCACGGGGCGATGAGGTCGAGATTTGAAAAGCCGCACACTTATACATACGAACGAGTGATGAAATGTCAGCACGACAGAGAGGCCAGTCTCGTCGTCTTCACACTCTCCTTCACATTGCTTGATCTTCTCACCAGTTCCCAGGATCTCACCTACCCAGCCTGGTGCGACGGCAATGACTTTGACACCACCGCTACCTTGCTCTGGGCTGCAGCCCCCGGCGGCGACTTTTGCTCGGCTGTTTCCAGTGTGCCATATTATCTTCGATCAACTAGTTCTCGAAGATCCTAGGCAATACTGCACCCTTTCAAAATCGACATACAAAGTCGCTATTCGCTTACTTTCTCGCAAACTTACCATCACGAACAACAACTATCAAAAGGTTTTACCTGGCCTGGCAAGCAAGAGCGGCCGCGAGCGCCTGGCTTTAATCCATTTCGAACATCTCACTTTGGCGACGACCAATCTTGAACTCCTCAAGGCCCTCCAGCTTGAGACCGATTACCCCGTTTTTACACGGGTGTCTCGATTGGAATTCGTTGAAAAATTCCCATGGAGTAGACTTGGTGACATCCACCACGAATTAGGTAGGGAGAACATTGAAGACATCCTTGCTCGCCATATTCCCGCAAAGGTGTTTATCATCAATATCAGAAATCCGATTACACAGGGCTATGGCTACGGCCCGGCGCTTGACAGGATATCAATGCTCTTAGCAGCATTCGTCCGTTCTCGTAGCAGTTGTTCTTCCCAGGGACTCTCTGTGGTCTTTGAGTTGTGCATCAGATGCAGACACAGTGTGGCGGGTTGGTCAGAGAGGCGAGCAAAAGCTGAGATACGAGCGCCAAGGATGGGTCGAATGGATGAAATAGTACTGAGAAAGTGGGTGTCGTTGATGATTGTCTCAGAGTCAGAGGAGGTTCTGAGGGAAAATCTTGAGGCGTGTACGATACCGCTTGCGGGTGATTATCCCGCCGATACGGATATGGACACTAAGTATCATATAACCCTACAATAAAATGTTCCACGATCATGTTGAAAGAAGCCGACAGACATCGGATACTGACAGCTTTTAAAGTGGTAAGTTCTCGTCCTTCTTTTCTTACTGGCTAACCTTGGGGGGTAGTTCGTTCAGATATCCATTGCATTGTGGTGTACATTTTCTTTTTCCGCTCCCCCTGTCGTAGCGATCCGACATCCATCGCCTCGGCGCCTCGAGGTACATGGTAGTGGAAAAGCTCGTGTTGAAGTGTGTTAGCGACTTTTTGTTCCGGCTCGTCATCCCATAACTAGGCACGACAATGAGGACCAATTAACGCCGCCTCTGCAATGCACAAACGCCTTATTTCCGAATCGAACGGGAGGTTGTGCCTCATCAATCAGATCGATCGAGTATCAGTCATCAAACATCTCCTACGTCTCCTGTCTCGCTGTGAAATCACGGAAGTAGGAAGACAGATAATGGAAGCCGGGACCCATATGAGCCTCCTAATATTAGAAGTACGACAGAAGAGGCCTCAAGGGAGTCAGGGCCAGAAAAATGGTAGtgaaggaaaagagaaagagcTTGGGAAGTGAAGTGTTAGGCAAAATCCGACGAGTATATTAGtcaaagaagaaacaaGTCTATAGGCTGTCTAAAGATGTGTGTACAGGATGTAGCTCTGGAAGGATTTGCATTTAAAACACGTACGCTCAAGAGTTTCAAGTCGTAGCCTCTGCCATCTTATTCGTTCTGACATTCACCATCGCCAAAATCTCCATGGCTGATAAGTTCGGCGGATGTCTGGACAGATATTAGTGAAATGGTTGTAGGATCCGGAACTTTGGTTTGCGCAGGACGTGCACAAATTCAGGCACCAAATTGATGGTTGAGGGACGTGTTTCTAATACCGTAACGTTAATTACTTTACGGGGCATGAGCGGGGCCTGGCGATTCCAAGGGACACGACGTCATCCGGATCAGAATCCGTCCCGACCCATCCATCCGCATCGTTCGTTGTCTTCAAGCTTCAGCGTCACGGGTGACGGACAGCAGATATACATCTCTTCTTGGacatcctctcttctcttctctgTAATTCTCCATCCAAGTGTCCATTCTCATCTGACACTCCTTCCTTCCACACTCTATTTATTTTTCCCTCTTTCCAGCAGCTTGCGCATC
This genomic window contains:
- a CDS encoding ribosomal protein S18, putative (Similar to TIGR gene model, XP_567390.1), whose translation is MSFAPLEAHQQFQHILRLLNTNVKGGGKIMYALTEIKGVGRRYANLVCKKADVDLNKRAGELNSDELERIVTIMQNPAQFKIPSWFLNRQRDITDGKSQHILSNVIDQRLREDLERLKKIRTHRGLRHHWGLKVRGQHTKTTGRRVGRAVAGKKK
- a CDS encoding Hypothetical Protein (Similar to TIGR gene model, XP_567442.1); translated protein: MSEAIAGIAAAFASPASSLNPHLDRGMKYVYPKYLLLLFFGTHLLAFSAALHYARGDFEYHDESMHTSTLWHYAISIPFYLLGITPTLSALRLTCLFQALLLPTILTITLTPTPSPTPLFPRRFINGFCKPKDYALTIGLNSMVVLMASRFTPGISCLFGLLVLWRSVLKRRYWIGAGVATVIGIMRAGVMVWTAFVLGWVAWGIAVTDRERKHRAYTYYPYLFTLVIWWFVWRKQNIPFDWSGIGDFYAFTQLTQPMLPVWASYSPYLLRHFRWTLLWAFATLCQYTVSDNSRNRVGNTVDQCLPLIILRLYLLFLGDKPKESAPAFEGRDGPRTTVAGGELETREQVKGGMSSEEIRQPQTARAAEEGNERGERSQQPNRQRIEAGWYTLISLVAGSLLLIIGG
- a CDS encoding uncharacterized protein (Similar to SGTC gene model, INSD accession EAL18618.1) gives rise to the protein MTLTPPLPCSGLQPPAATFARLFPVCHIIFDQLVLEDPRQYCTLSKSTYKVAIRLLSRKLTITNNNYQKVLPGLASKSGRERLALIHFEHLTLATTNLELLKALQLETDYPVFTRVSRLEFVEKFPWSRLGDIHHELGRENIEDILARHIPAKVFIINIRNPITQGYGYGPALDRISMLLAAFVRSRSSCSSQGLSVVFELCIRCRHSVAGWSERRAKAEIRAPRMGRMDEIVLRKWVSLMIVSESEEVLRENLEACTIPLAGDYPADTDMDTKYHITLQ